In the genome of Paramisgurnus dabryanus chromosome 16, PD_genome_1.1, whole genome shotgun sequence, the window ctcccttttagcgatgaaaaacatccacaagttgagaatcaggaataccataacagttttttccagacttgcagtttgtggcgacACATTCGCACACGCacgtccgcatatatgcttaaatgcgaCTTTAATGAGGCTCAGCGAAGCGCGTCAACAGACACCACgtgtgtttgtacagaaactgtcatgtgagacagaggtagtgataaacgcaatgagcaaacatctatttctggtggactgagaaataaatgaatgtatgcgAATGTACAACGAAGCTCTCACTTGTatacacgcctataatccctcccactccgaagtgttactaaactcgcaTGATTTCCAAGccaaccaagccaaagtgaggtgagctgacccaaaccaaaccatggggtactatgcaatggaaaagtgccatatTTCTACCATCTCAATGCCTTATAAACCAAATTTTTTGCATAGATCCCTCACTGATCAGCTGCTCTCTCTTTTAGATCACTCACGCTGGAGTCGACTGGTGGATCTCACTCTGGTGCGTTGTCATGCAATAAAGCTGGAGTCTTTCAGTCAGTTCATTGAAATGCTTCCCAGCCTAGAGTTCATCTCTCTAGACCAGATGTTTCGTGAGCCTCCCAAGGTGAGTCTGATGCTTTGGACACATTAAAACAAAGATAACTTATTCTGTTGATTGACGtatatacagtacatggatTACCTGCATGCTATAACGCAGATATGATTAGGTATAATAGAAAGGTGGTATGATTTTTTCAGTGTGCAAATGAAGCACTTCTGAGTAACTAGTAGCTAAAACTTTGTACGGTGCAATAATGTAATTTGTTTATCACAGGGCTGTGCACGTGTGGGACTCAGCGCTGGCACTGGTATCGGTGTATCATCTGCCTTGGTCAGCAATCAGAACTCCAACAACGATAATGAcaacaataacaacaacaatcacCAAAACAATAATGATGCAAACATTCCCCCAAACAACAACCGTGAAGACTTGCCTCAGCAACACCGTCGTGGCGCAGAAGGTATGTGTTTAGTCACCTAAATAAAGGCGCCTGTCGGGTTTCTGCCAGGTTTAATTTGACTCTTCTTCGATCAGAAATTCCTGACGTGGAAGGCATGGTAGCAGAAAACATAGAGCCTGAGCCTGTTCTTGAGGCTGTCAACCCTGAAGAAGAGATTCAAGGTTCCAGCCAGACAACCAATCCTTCACCTGACCAGGATGAAGAACAAGCAGGTGAAGAAGATGCTGTCAATAATAAGACCTAAGatagcagggtttcccgcagcactttgcagttcgggcggcccgcctaagctgggaaacacTACTGCCTTAAccaacaaattttctgcgggaaaacCTGGATAGTTTTTGTCATCTTTTAATATTGTCTCTTTCTTTCCATGGTGTCATCCAGGTCCTAGCGGAGTTCAGACTGCTGTGAAGAAGCAGCCGGTGGTTGTGTCGGATTCGGACAGCGAGGATGAGTACAGTCCAGTCAGGACGCAGGGTGCAGGCCGCTCTCAAGGCCAGTACCCAGAGACCGAAGCCCAGGAGAAAAGCACCACAGCTGTGACCCCACATGGTAGTTAAAACTCTCTCATTATTGCTGGATGAGCATAAATATTCCCAAATGGGTTAAAATACATTCCTGCAGTGTTATTAGTAGGCTGTACAACTAACTTCAGCTATGGATACCAATAAATTATCGCTCTTTCataaaatatcacatttttctATAAAGTAAGTTCAACTTTCATCGCCAACAGTTGGTATTTGTAACAAATGTCACGCTGTATTGTAATAGGTAAAGGAAAGACTCCTCTGCGCAGACGTGGACTGCAGCCTCAGGAGTCCAGTTGTGAAAAAGGCTGCCAGGTAACTAGCGAGCAGATCAAAGCTGACATGAAAGCAGCCACTGAGACAGCCGAGCGTGGGAACAAAGACAGAACCAGCGGGGCTGGACCCGCCTCAGGCTACGCTACCGGCGGATGCGTCTGCTCCATCCGTTGGAGGGAAGACTCTGCCAATCAGGAGAACCGAGGTGGGGTGGGCAGGGGAGAAGAAGGGATGGTCAGGACACGCTGCACATGCAGCAGGTCTCGTTCCTCCGCTGAAATCGGGACTCGTGGTGGCCACGGCCACTCCGGAGAGCTGGAGAGCCAAGACCCTGAGCAAAGAGCAGGGGAAGAGGAAATGGAGGACAGACAGTCTAGCACTCCGCCCCGTAATCAGAGCTCATCCGAGGAGCATACTAAGAAGACTGCAGGCCAGCCGCATGACGATAGACCCCCAGATTCATCACACAGAAGCCCAACCCATGAGTTCCCCAGGAGACCAGTCACTCGTGCCTGCAGCAGACTTTCAGTTGAGCCTCTGGTGTGTGAGTCAGGTGAGATGAAAACAAAGTGGCCACGCAATGGCATCAGAAAGCAAAGGAAAAGGCACATCATGgcaaaagctgaattttgtcaTTTGTATATGGCATAAAAGCAGATGGAGGATGCAATAGGGGATGATAGTACTGTACTGCTAGTCTATGTCAACGGTTATATTGCATCTTATGTTTTGTTGACATTTTAGATAagtttattattttcaaatcTGAGCTCCATTTTGTCCAATGCACTTATTTGCTGAGATTAGcaacagggattatcttaaaccaggactaggtcttactttaattaggaaatataactagttttaacaaacatgccttaaaaaaattacttgagTGCATTTTGAGGTTTAAaaaaagggcactgatgtattttaagatgtcagtgcaagtttttagtttggacagctcttacatttattttagtttaggaCTAGTCCAATCCCTGACCGGGAAACTACCCCAatacagtccttccagaaaaacacgtttttttgtgattgttggagGCAAAAATCCTttatcttgcggcacgttttcttaaaaaatgcgatgggatatttatgcaatattatgcgatgaaattgtgggaacttgcaaaaactgtttgcagcttttcaatgatgttcacttcacataatcacgtcacttcataacgttcccatggcaacaggggacatggctgtgcttgtgtgaagtaaatgcaagatgtttcaactttctgctaagatatatatttgctacgaaaatgcattatgaaatcatgcaagccccgcatggTGTGCATATTTTGCAcatggaaatctgcaatttatgctgcgaaagtgcagcgtatttgaaaaaatgcgccCCCTGCATAAATATACGGACTGGCTGCTTATGCgttaaatcatgcgatcgcataatcaagTGTTTCTGGAGGGACTGCCCATATGATTTACAGTAAATGTGTCAAAGCCACTTTCAGTACGATAACGTTAGTGTATCAGGTGTTTTTAGAGTGGGCACATTTTATAAAGACACCCCCATAGTGCTTTGGTGTCCATTGTGCAAAGTATATAGTATATTTTCCAGTTACATGATCGTAAACTGTATTGTATTATAGAGTTACAATGCAAGAAAATAACTGCTTAAAACTCATCACATGTCGGTCTGTCCAGAGCTGCCCAAATCAAAACCACGGGCTCCAGTGAAGAGGAAACGAATGGTAGACAAATCCACCAGCACCAGTGACCCTGTGACTGAAGATGACCACGTGCAGGTGCGCTTTTCATCTTGTGTGACTtacctaaatgttttattaatgcaCTAATGCAGTTTCATAAAGCTAATCTTGTTTTTTGTGCAGGTGCTCAACCTTAAATCTAAAAACCTGGTGGGTATCACGCTTACAAATTGTGGTATCACAGACCTGGTTCTTAAAGAGTGCCCGAAAATGATGTTTGTCCATGGTGAGTTTGTTTTTTGCgaaacattgattttttttagtttgtgaGATACATATCAGACAAGTCAAACTTCACAGCCCTCCAAACATAAGAGTTTTGTTCCTTTTCTCCCAAGCTACACGCTGCAGGGTGCTGAAACATCTAGTAGTGGAAAGTGCGCCTATCGTGAACCGTTTTGACTATGCGCAGTGTAAGAAGCTAGACATGGAGCAGGTGCTGGATCAAATCTTAAGAATGCCCCCGGAGAGAAACCGTATCATCTACATGAGGCCTATGCAGCAGGTTAGCAAAGTCTGAGGTTGCCCTGGAAGCaacaattatgtttttttttcccaCAAGATTGTGGTAATGCATTAGAAAAAAGTTATTACTGCTTCGTGTGCATTATGTGATATTTACAATTTAACAGTTCAATGAGTGCTTATAAGCTGATTTATTACTAAAGGCTATTTAGGGAGTTTAATGTACAATGTAAACATGCATACTTAAGAAAAGTGGtgagaaatgttttctcttctCTCATTTGACTGTTCATCTCTAGGTTGACTCTCTGGCTTTGGAGAAGACGCTTTTTAGTGGTCCATACCCGTATCATATTGCCATCATCCATGAGTTCAGCAATCCCCCCAATATCAGGAACAAGGTGCGTGTGCGTAGCTGGATGGACACCATTGCCAACATTAGCCAGTGAGTAAATTACCCAATAAACAAATTAGATAAATCACAATAAAttttgtttaaagggatagttcacccaaaaatgaaaattctgtcatcatttactcaccctcatgttttttcaaacctgtatgcatttcttaagttctgatgaacacaaaggaagatattttgagaaatgtatgtaaccaaaccgtttgtggaccccatttacttccatagtaatctttttttcctactatggaggtgaatggggtccacgaagggtttgattacaaacatttctcaaaatatcttcctttgtgttcatcagaacaaagaaatttatacggGTTTGTtccaacatgagggtgagtaaatgatgacagaattttcatttttgggtgaactatccctttaaatgtgacCCTGACTGTGAACTTTaggctaaagtcttataattagccttaaaaattaaattagcagcatcaaagtttgatgtcATTATTTTCATTACATTAGCAGgataaatttatatataaaaaaaaaacatctatggttgcacaggcagggtcacaaatattttCCTGTTTCTTGCTTTGTCCACCAGATGGCACTGTTTTTCTTTCAACGCATGCCATAAATCTCATCAAGCTGTGTTTTTATCTTTTCACAAGAGAACTCATCAAATATGAATTCTTTCCGGAGGCCACACGGACGGAAGAGGATGTAAAGAAGTATCCCAGCTATCCCTGGGGCCGAGACATCTACACATTAGAGGGTGAGAGGAAACAGATCAGGGTCCTCTGAGACCAGTTCAGTTTTTCCCTCGCTTCCTCTGGAAAAACAGCCAGAGGTGTATGCGTGTGTGAGAGAAAGGGAGatttatttacatatacatTTCCATTTCCTGACTAGATTGTATTTATATCAAAGAAAATTTGCAGGTGCCTTCGATCCAAAATCGATTATCTACTATACTGCAGAATCTGGttgtaaatatttacaaaatgcctttcagTTTGAGTCGTCTTAACTTAACTTCTCTCACAGGGGTAGTAGATGGGGCGCCGTACTCCATGATCACCGATTTCCCGTGGCTTCGCACTTTACGCACAGCAGAGCCCAATAGTTTTGCTCGATATGACTTTGAGGATGATGAAAGCAGTAAGTAATGCATTGTGATTCACTATCGTGAAATATAAACCTCTTCAACTATCACAATGCAATAATGAAGACTGTTAGTGCCAATTATAAACTACCCAAGAGTTGTAGTAATAAACAATTGTTAACGACTGAAATGTTTCTCTGTCTGTCAGCTACAATTTACGCGCCACGTCGCAAGGGACAGCTCTCGGCCGACATCTGCATGGAGACTATCGGCGAGGAGATCTCAGAGCGCCGGCAAACAGGCAAAGGCGTTTTTCAGCGCGTGGTGGTCGTCTTTATCCACTACTGTGACGTTCGTGGAGAACCAGTAGATGATGACTACATTTAGAAGTGTCAATGTTCAGCCGAAGAGCCTGAAGGTGTGGAGGGCACCACATAAGCACTTTGTCAGGCTCTGAGCGCTGACCAACGCCGCTGTCTCCTGTGCAAGTACACAGATACAACCTCAGAGATGAAGGCaacaggaaatgccttgttatTCCACACTTGAGTTAATAAAACTGAGAGCGATCGCTTTAAAATCTGCAATTGTCAGCCATTGCTTGTTTGTGTGGAGATGTTGGTCATGGATCAATGCAAAGAAATGCAGCCTGCTGTTTACCTGCAGTACACTTCAAGGAATGAGAGGCTGAACGGGACTGAAGCATTTTATTTGGTGCAACAGTTGTGCACGTGGGAAAGAAATGCTGAGCCACAACAGGTGGCTTGTGAAATCACTTGTTTGGGTGGACACCGAAGAGAGTCCAtggttgattttttttatgtgtttgtgttgttaaGACACTTGGCATAATTTCTGGGATCTATGCTCTACTAGGAATATTGTTTTGAAGTTTTGTTTTAGATCTTTGTTTTGCACATCAAACCTCTTATTCTTTTGGGAGATCATATCATTCTTAGcctcattttaaattatttcagattttatTCTTGTTTTTTCTCACCTTCCTTGCAGAGGTTGACATTGGTTTTCGACTTTATGTtgaattttgtgtgtgtgtcactgtTAATGGTGCTGCGAGTTAGTTTAGCTCAGAAACTTGTGTTTCTTGGGAAAATTGGTGATCGAAAATATACCTCAGTTTTTCCCTACAGTCTTCAAATAGCTTAAAATGAAAGTGGATCAAACAGAATTGtgtgagaagagttaacagtgagaattttatgcacgtttttTACCTTTAGTTGACCATTTTTATGGATTTACAGTTTTAAATCAATAGCACAGTGGATAAAGTTGCCAAGCAGATCCCTTATTCATCCTCCGATGACTTAAAATGCACTGTTCTCACGTACAGTCTCAGAATAGGGTGACGTATGTTTATCCCCCGCCAATAAGATACAGCATTAAACCTGCATTAAAAGTGAACTCATTATGTGTTTATGGATTGTTTGTTTCCTTGCATAGTCCTTCACATTGTTGCTTTACAGTCGTGTGCACAAAAAAGATGGGAAATTAAAGGAAAGGCATAGTGTGTCTCACGTACCTGTTGATGCAAAACAGATATAACAAAAATGTTTGATGTGTGGTAAGAGAAAATGGTGTATTAGGAGTGGGCTGAGATTCTTGGCGCTATTAATGCACGTAAACTCCTTCTCGCTGCTCTAGTTTGTACTTTTTTCCTGGGTGGCCTATTCTGCCACGTTCAATAGAAAGAAACTACACGGATTGTATTTACACCCATGCTAAGCGCTGCAGAAACTTGTACAAAGCCAATTGTACAGATATTCTGTATTTAAATAATCttgttttatatgtttatataaaatgaataaatatttcactaaataaaattgtaagtgTTCTctcatgtgttttatttttatcttgaTGACATCTATTTGGAGCATactctcttaaaaataaaagtgcttcaCGATGctaaagaaccatttttggctggaTGGTAGAAAAAACGTTTAACATCCGAAGAACCTTTCTGGTTATTTGTAGTGAAAAAGGTTCCttggattataaaaatgtaagaaaaatggttcttctatgacattTTTTGGAATGTAAAATGCTTTATCCCCAGTATTGATAGATAagaatggtaacactttacaataaggttgtattagtaaacattagtaaatgcattaactaacatgaacaaacaatgaacaataactatccaaccatggcaccaccatttagtgcagagatcagctcatttgcatttaaaatcacacccaaaaacagcacatttttgttcataCCTACTAAGtgggaattttaacatgctataataaattatatatatggtattttgagctaaaactttacgtACTCTggtgacaccaaagatttattttacatcttgaaaaagtcttgtgaaagtCCCCTTTAATGTTAAAGGAGCTATaagatttcaaaaaaataagATTTCAAAAAAATTCCCAAGTCTGTGgacatttattataaaatattatctTACAACCTAAAGCGTTTCTGCAGATATTAAATAGTCTTATTTCAACATGACATCTGCTCAAAATTGGGTattgacgtcaaaatccaacattgATCTTACATCAAGACCAACGTTGGCCTGACGTCAAAATTTAACGTTGATCAGAAAATCACTTGTCTTAGTTGCTACTAGGAAtctataatgataataatattttattgaaACCATATTAATAGTAGTACTACCCCCTTTAGTGCCCcccttttttgggggggggccctgcccctcaaaatgtttGTGCACGGCCATGGCCCCACATGCTTACAGTACAGCAGACGTATCCATATAAAATCATGTTTTGTACTCGGACACATGCACGCAAGGGAAGGCAGTTTGTCCGCATGCCTGGCTGTTATACGTGGCCCGTTCTGGATTTAGTCTTGTCACATTGTTTACACTGTGTCACTAACGCTAGGAAGGTGTTTAATGTTACAGGTCATTTGCCTTACATTGTATAAGCAGGAAGAGAAGAGATTTGTGGCTTGATCAGATCCCCCCTCCTCTACTCAATTCCTGTCTGAACGGGTTGGACAAACCTGCAACATTTCTGGACCATCCATTGAAATCCTGCCAGTTACACAGAGACATTATGGAAACCAGTCACTTCGGCCGAAAAAACAGACTTTCGTCCTTGTAGGACACAACATGCTAATCCGTTTCAGCTG includes:
- the fbxo38 gene encoding F-box only protein 38; its protein translation is MMGPRRKVTRTQSLGGGSHSLLGHEEPKDYINELSHEVLCHIFRYLPMQDIMCMECLSRKLREAVTLYLRVVKVVDLCATRWWEYMPSGFTDSSFLMLMKKMPDLEQLYGLHPRYLERRRVRGYEAFSIPGVLEALQACPNLIGVETSHLELVEAIWNYMPQVHILGKFRNRNGAFPIPSENKLTIPAAAKIQTLHLVGVNVPEIPCLSMLRHLYLKWVRLTKPQPFKDFLCVNLRTFVMRNCAGPTNSLKYVPLVTGLASARNLEQLELVRVPFLGGLIQHVVEDSWRSGGFRNLHTIVFGACKNALEVDLGYLIITAARRLHEVRIQPSLTKDGVFSALKMAELEFPQFETLHLGYVDEFLLQCKLSHAELVKYGLADVIENPGIITDIGMKAVNEVFSSIKYLVIYNCPHLHNPNNWITDHSRWSRLVDLTLVRCHAIKLESFSQFIEMLPSLEFISLDQMFREPPKGCARVGLSAGTGIGVSSALVSNQNSNNDNDNNNNNNHQNNNDANIPPNNNREDLPQQHRRGAEEIPDVEGMVAENIEPEPVLEAVNPEEEIQGSSQTTNPSPDQDEEQAGPSGVQTAVKKQPVVVSDSDSEDEYSPVRTQGAGRSQGQYPETEAQEKSTTAVTPHGKGKTPLRRRGLQPQESSCEKGCQVTSEQIKADMKAATETAERGNKDRTSGAGPASGYATGGCVCSIRWREDSANQENRGGVGRGEEGMVRTRCTCSRSRSSAEIGTRGGHGHSGELESQDPEQRAGEEEMEDRQSSTPPRNQSSSEEHTKKTAGQPHDDRPPDSSHRSPTHEFPRRPVTRACSRLSVEPLVCESELPKSKPRAPVKRKRMVDKSTSTSDPVTEDDHVQVLNLKSKNLVGITLTNCGITDLVLKECPKMMFVHATRCRVLKHLVVESAPIVNRFDYAQCKKLDMEQVLDQILRMPPERNRIIYMRPMQQVDSLALEKTLFSGPYPYHIAIIHEFSNPPNIRNKVRVRSWMDTIANISQELIKYEFFPEATRTEEDVKKYPSYPWGRDIYTLEGVVDGAPYSMITDFPWLRTLRTAEPNSFARYDFEDDESTTIYAPRRKGQLSADICMETIGEEISERRQTGKGVFQRVVVVFIHYCDVRGEPVDDDYI